The following coding sequences are from one Streptomyces sp. NBC_01232 window:
- a CDS encoding DUF881 domain-containing protein has translation MCGMSQPPHNRTTASSAPTRPDASMSLLTHVMDNSLDEGYAEATARREADGTAGLPRTLKAKLGLAAGLVITAMVVTLGAAEARIAAPVLAKERQELIDRVERSDDRVHALERNIERLRTDVAARQRAALKQPGGGQGELVALLAGATEVRGPGVKLVVDDAKGASSGGGGKPRESSGFSDTGRLRDRDMQKIVNGLWQSGAEAISINGQRLTELSAIRAAGDAILVDNRPLVPPYEVLAVGDKKRLGTAFQDSADGQYLHVLQESYGIRYSLSPADDLRLPAASSLTVRTATPAEQQKGAS, from the coding sequence ATGTGCGGCATGTCGCAGCCGCCCCACAACCGGACTACGGCGTCCTCTGCGCCCACGCGCCCCGACGCTTCCATGTCGCTGCTGACGCACGTGATGGACAACAGCCTCGACGAGGGATACGCGGAGGCGACAGCCCGCCGCGAGGCGGACGGCACGGCGGGTCTCCCGCGCACCCTCAAGGCCAAACTCGGTCTCGCCGCCGGGCTGGTCATCACCGCCATGGTCGTCACGCTCGGTGCGGCGGAAGCGCGGATAGCGGCGCCGGTGCTGGCCAAGGAGCGCCAGGAACTGATCGACCGGGTGGAGCGGTCCGACGACCGCGTCCACGCCCTGGAGCGCAACATCGAGCGGCTCCGGACCGATGTCGCCGCACGCCAGCGCGCGGCGCTGAAGCAGCCCGGCGGCGGCCAGGGCGAGCTGGTGGCCCTGCTGGCAGGTGCCACGGAGGTCCGCGGGCCCGGGGTCAAGCTGGTGGTGGACGACGCCAAGGGCGCCTCGTCGGGCGGTGGCGGCAAACCGCGGGAGAGCTCCGGTTTCTCGGACACCGGCCGGCTCCGTGACCGTGACATGCAGAAGATCGTCAACGGGCTGTGGCAGTCCGGGGCGGAAGCCATCTCCATCAACGGGCAGCGGCTGACCGAACTGTCGGCGATCAGGGCCGCGGGTGACGCGATACTGGTCGACAACAGACCGCTGGTGCCGCCGTACGAGGTGCTGGCGGTGGGGGACAAGAAGAGGCTCGGCACGGCCTTCCAGGACTCGGCCGACGGACAGTACCTGCACGTGCTGCAGGAGAGCTACGGGATCCGTTACTCCCTGTCCCCGGCCGACGACCTGCGGCTGCCGGCCGCGTCGAGTCTGACCGTACGTACAGCTACACCGGCAGAACAGCAGAAGGGTGCATCGTGA